Part of the Prosthecodimorpha staleyi genome is shown below.
CGCGATGAGTTCCGTACGGGAACTGCGGCAGGCCTTTGCTAGGCGGCTCGGGGAGGAAGACCAAGCGTCTCCTGATCCCACGATTCGCCGGAACCGCAATTGATCGGGATCAAGCGTCGGTTTCGGCAGGGCTCATTTTGCGGCGGCCGCACGGGCCTTGAGGTCGAATCCCGGGTCCGCAGCCTCCTCGGGACTGAGGTCGGCGCCGGCATCGAGCAGGCGGCGGGCGATCATGTGGTCGGCCGGTTTCGACACCGATTCCACCGCCACGAGGCGACCCTCGCGGAAACCGAACACCGAGAAGGCGCCGGCCTCGGGTGTGCCGCGGGTGACCGTCCGGTCGATGCCTTGGCCGAGCCCGGCGATCTGCAGCTTGAGCGGACCCTGGTCGCTCCAGAACCACGGCACGGCCTCGTAGGGCACCGGATCGCCGCCGGCGATCCAGGCGGCGAGGCTCTTGGCCTGGTCGGTGGCATTTTGTACGGATTCAATGCGCACCGGTGCCATTGCCCAGCGACTTGGATGCAATGCGGTGTCACCGAGGGCGAAGACGCGGGGGTCGGCGGTGGCGAGATGCCGGTCGACGACGATGCCGTTGCCGACCGCGAGGCCGGCCGCTGCGGCCAGTTCCGCATTCGGGACGACCCCGATGCCGACCACCACGAGGCTCGCCGGGATGCGCTCGCCCGCGACCGTCTCGACCGCGGCGACCCGGCCGGCCTCGCCGACGATCCGCGCCACCCCGGCCGGCATCCGGAAGCGGACCCCGGCGGCCTCGTGGCTCGCCTGGAAGAAGGCGGAGATCTCCGGCGAGACCGCGCGCTGCATGACCCGGCCGGCGGCCTCGATCACCGTCACCCGATGGCCGCGCTTGGCGGCGGTGGCGGCGACCTCCAGGCCGATGAAGCCGGCGCCGATGACGACGACATCCTCGGCCGCGGCGAGCGCATCGCGCAGCGCATGGGCGTCGGCGATGGTCCGGAGCCCGGTGACGCCGTCGAGATCGGCGCCCGGCACCGGCAGCGGCCGGTTGCGCGTGCCGGTCGCCAGCGCCAGCCGCGAGAAGGCCAGACTGCCGCCATCCGCGAAGGCCACCCGGCCGCCGGCGAGATCGAGCCCGGCGACCGGGCGATCGCCGAGAAAGTCGATCCGGTTCTGGGTCAGGAAGGCTTCCGGGCGCAGGAACAGGCTGTCGGGCGTCTTGCCGTCGCTCAGATAGCCCTTGGACAGGGGCGGGCGCTGGTAGGGCAGGTGGC
Proteins encoded:
- a CDS encoding NAD(P)/FAD-dependent oxidoreductase → MNAAPFVIVGAGQAGLQLAASLRQNGYDEPILLVGDEGHLPYQRPPLSKGYLSDGKTPDSLFLRPEAFLTQNRIDFLGDRPVAGLDLAGGRVAFADGGSLAFSRLALATGTRNRPLPVPGADLDGVTGLRTIADAHALRDALAAAEDVVVIGAGFIGLEVAATAAKRGHRVTVIEAAGRVMQRAVSPEISAFFQASHEAAGVRFRMPAGVARIVGEAGRVAAVETVAGERIPASLVVVGIGVVPNAELAAAAGLAVGNGIVVDRHLATADPRVFALGDTALHPSRWAMAPVRIESVQNATDQAKSLAAWIAGGDPVPYEAVPWFWSDQGPLKLQIAGLGQGIDRTVTRGTPEAGAFSVFGFREGRLVAVESVSKPADHMIARRLLDAGADLSPEEAADPGFDLKARAAAAK